Proteins encoded in a region of the Populus nigra chromosome 3, ddPopNigr1.1, whole genome shotgun sequence genome:
- the LOC133689970 gene encoding uncharacterized protein LOC133689970 — MGGGMEANKNKFIEDWGSARETLEQNFRWTRRNFALIGLFGIAVPILVYKGIVKEFNMQDEDAGRPYRKFM; from the exons ATGGGAGGAGGAATGGAAGCAAACAAGAACAAGTTTATCGAGGACTGGGGTTCAGCTCGTGAGACTCTCGAGCAAAACTTTCGCTGGACTCGTCGTAACTTCGCTCTTATTGGTCTCTTTGGAATTGCTGTCCCTATCTTAGTCTACAAAGGCATCGTCAAAGAATTC AATATGCAAGATGAAGATGCAGGCAGGCCTTACAGGAAGTTTATGTGA
- the LOC133688073 gene encoding large ribosomal subunit protein uL11-like: MPPKFDPSQVVDVFVRVTGGEVGAASSLAPKIGPLGLSPKKIGEDIAKETAKDWKGLRVTVKLTVQNRQAKVTVVPSAAALVIKALKEPERDRKKTKNIKHNGNIALDDVIEIAKVMSSRSMAKDLSGTVKEILGTCVSVGCTVDGKDPKDLQQEITDGDVVISE; the protein is encoded by the coding sequence ATGCCGCCAAAGTTTGACCCATCTCAGGTTGTCGACGTTTTCGTGAGGGTGACCGGCGGTGAAGTTGGTGCGGCCAGTTCACTTGCTCCCAAAATCGGACCACTTGGTCTTTCTCCCAAGAAAATCGGTGAAGACATCGCCAAGGAGACAGCCAAGGACTGGAAGGGCCTCCGTGTCACCGTCAAGCTCACTGTCCAGAACCGTCAAGCCAAGGTCACCGTCGTGCCCTCAGCAGCGGCTTTGGTTATCAAGGCGTTGAAGGAGCCGGAGAGAGACAGAAAGAAGACGAAGAACATAAAGCATAATGGGAACATCGCTCTTGATGATGTGATTGAGATTGCAAAGGTTATGAGTTCGAGATCAATGGCTAAGGATCTGAGTGGGACCGTGAAAGAGATTTTGGGGACTTGTGTTTCAGTTGGGTGCACGGTCGATGGGAAAGATCCAAAGGATTTGCAGCAGGAGATTACTGATGGTGATGTTGTGATTTCTGAATGA
- the LOC133688697 gene encoding mitochondrial import receptor subunit TOM7-1-like, protein MASRVSLKTKGKSSSGKGAKGMEEKSPSQYFKEWSTWSFKKAKVITHYGFIPMIIIIGMNSEPKPQIHQLLSPF, encoded by the coding sequence atggcGTCTAGGGTTTCTCTGAAGACAAAAGGCAAGAGCAGCAGCGGCAAGGGAGCAAAAGGCATGGAAGAGAAATCACCGTCACAGTATTTCAAAGAATGGAGCACATGGTCATTTAAAAAGGCCAAAGTTATCACTCACTATGGATTCATTCCTATGATTATTATCATTGGAATGAACTCTGAGCCTAAACCACAGATTCATCAGCTCCTTAGTCCTTTCTGA